Proteins encoded by one window of Salvia splendens isolate huo1 chromosome 7, SspV2, whole genome shotgun sequence:
- the LOC121740805 gene encoding probable LRR receptor-like serine/threonine-protein kinase At4g31250, whose translation MIMSPTTNLSLSILLLLSLTASSSDISILFDFITNLTNTQTLNWDTIPPPLCVGNFSNWTAVLCRDGHISGLQLESMSLSGPINAPVLAPLNLFSLSLANNSFSGPFPADINKLTRLRRLFLSHNNFSGSIPDKAFNGMTALKEVHLANNGFVGKIPSSLIRVQQLSNLSFQNNQFEGKIPDFWQEGLLANFSNNRLRGAIPDVLSYEDASMFSGNLGLCGHPLSPCPKIWYRKTAFIAAASAAAAIALISILLLLWRRRRTRPLRYQKSVNQFKNEATKTENINAIHNKTEDQGKIQFVRSGRERFELEDLLKAAAEVLGSGSFGSSYKALLLTGKPYVVRRFKQMSNVGKEDFYYHMKKLGRVTHPNLLPLVAFYYNKEEKLLISDFVENGSLASHLHGKRKPDQPGLDWPTRLRIVKGVARGLAHLYAEFPSLALPHGHLKSSNVLLDGAFEAVVSDYALTPVINRDHAREFMVAHKSPESMQSDRVTRKTDVWSLGILILEVLTGRFPANYLRSGRGPGADLATWVNSVVREEWTGEVFDKEMGLGRSCEGQMLRLLKIGMCCCEPSVDKRWGMDEAAARIEELKEREGDEDYSSYASEGEGYSSASRAVTDDDFSFSKAS comes from the exons ATGATCATGTCTCCCACAACCaatctctccctctccatcctcctcctcctctccctcACCGCCTCCTCCTCCGACATAAGCATCCTCTTCGACTTCATCACAAACCTCACCAACACCCAAACCCTTAACTGGGACACCATCCCGCCGCCCCTCTGCGTCGGCAACTTCTCCAACTGGACCGCCGTCCTCTGCAGAGACGGCCACATCTCCGGCCTCCAGCTCGAGAGCATGAGCCTCTCCGGCCCCATCAACGCCCCCGTCCTCGCCCCCCTCAACCTCTTCAGCCTCAGCCTCGCCAACAACAGCTTCTCCGGCCCCTTCCCGGCCGATATAAACAAGCTGACACGGCTCAGGCGCCTGTTCCTCAGCCACAACAACTTCAGCGGCTCGATCCCCGACAAGGCCTTCAATGGGATGACGGCGCTGAAAGAGGTGCATttggcaaacaatggcttcgtGGGGAAGATTCCGAGTAGTTTGATAAGGGTGCAGCAGTTGTCGAATCTCTCGTTTCAGAATAATCAGTTTGAAGGGAAGATTCCGGATTTTTGGCAGGAGGGTTTGCTTGCGAATTTTTCGAATAATAGGCTTCGCGGCGCCATCCCCGACGTCCTCAGCTATGAGGATGCAAGCATGTTTTCTg GCAACCTCGGCCTATGCGGCCATCCCCTCTCTCCATGCCCCAAGATATGGTACAGGAAAACCGCGTTCATCGCCGCCGCATCCGCGGCCGCCGCCATCGCCTTGATCtccatcctcctcctcctgtGGCGCCGCCGGCGAACACGGCCGCTGAGATACCAGAAATCAGTGAACCAATTCAAAAACGAAGCTACAAAAACAGAGAATATCAATGCAATTCACAACAAAACAGAGGATCAAGGGAAGATTCAATTCGTGAGAAGCGGCAGAGAGAGATTCGAGCTCGAAGACCTGCTGAAAGCCGCCGCGGAGGTTTTGGGAAGCGGAAGCTTCGGATCTTCTTACAAAGCTCTGCTTCTCACCGGAAAACCTTACGTTGTGAGAAGGTTCAAACAGATGTCTAATGTCGGAAAAGAGGATTTTTATTACCATATGAAGAAATTAGGGCGGGTGACGCACCCGAATCTGCTTCCGTTGGTGGCTTTCTATTATAATAAAGAGGAGAAGCTTCTTATCAGTGATTTCGTCGAAAATGGCAGCTTGGCAAGCCACCTTCACG GAAAAAGAAAACCGGACCAGCCCGGTTTGGACTGGCCGACCCGGTTGAGAATCGTGAAGGGCGTGGCGAGGGGGCTCGCGCATCTGTATGCAGAGTTCCCGTCGCTCGCGCTCCCCCACGGCCACCTGAAGTCCTCGAACGTGCTGCTGGACGGCGCGTTCGAGGCGGTAGTCTCGGACTACGCGCTGACCCCTGTGATCAACAGGGACCACGCGCGGGAGTTCATGGTGGCCCACAAGTCGCCCGAGTCGATGCAGAGCGACAGGGTGACGCGGAAGACGGACGTGTGGAGCCTGGGGATCCTGATACTGGAGGTGCTGACGGGGCGGTTCCCGGCCAACTACCTGAGGAGCGGGAGGGGGCCGGGGGCGGACCTGGCGACGTGGGTGAACTCGGTGGTGAGGGAGGAGTGGACGGGGGAGGTGTTCGACAAGGAGATGGGGCTCGGGAGGAGCTGCGAGGGGCAGATGCTGAGGCTGCTGAAGATCGGGATGTGTTGTTGCGAGCCGAGTGTGGATAAGAGGTGGGGGATGGACGAGGCGGCCGCGAGGATCGAGGAGTTGAAGGAGCGGGAGGGCGATGAGGATTACTCGTCGTACGCGAGCGAGGGCGAGGGCTACTCGTCCGCGTCTAGAGCCGTCACTGATGATGATTTCTCGTTTTCTAAAGCAAGTTGA